In Bos indicus x Bos taurus breed Angus x Brahman F1 hybrid chromosome 23, Bos_hybrid_MaternalHap_v2.0, whole genome shotgun sequence, a single genomic region encodes these proteins:
- the LOC113882043 gene encoding olfactory receptor 2B6-like, protein MEPNNKSHPEEFILLGFTDRPWLELPLFIILLITYPMAMMGNIAIILVSKLDTRLHSPMYFFLTNLSFLDMCYTTSIVPQMLFNLGMSKKTISYVGCAVQLYFFHTMGGTECLLLAVMSFDRYVAICKPLHYTLIMNQRVCILLVATVWLNGMTYAVSEATVTLQLPLCGHNTLDHLLCEIPVLIKTACGEKGANELTLSVVCIFFLAVPLCLILISYACIGHAVFKIKSSEGRKKAFGTCSSHLIVVFLFYGPGISMYLQPPSSISRDQPKFMALFYGVVTPALNPFIYTLRNKDVKGALGNLMRSIFTSK, encoded by the coding sequence ATGGAACCAAATAACAAAAGCCATCCTGAAGAGTTTATTCTACTAGGCTTTACTGACCGTCCTTGGCTAGAGCTTCCTCTATTCATTATTCTGCTTATAACATACCCCATGGCCATGATGGGAAACATAGCCATCATTCTGGTGTCCAAGTTAGACACCCGTCTGCACAgtcccatgtatttcttcctcacCAACCTCTCCTTTTTGGACATGTGCTACACCACAAGCATTGTCCCTCAGATGCTCTTTAACCTGGGAATGTCTAAGAAGACAATCAGCTATGTGGGGTGTGCAGTTCAGCTTTATTTCTTCCACACAATGGGGGGCACAGAATGTCTGCTTTTGGCTGTTATGTCCTTTGATcgctacgtggccatctgcaagcctctACACTACACCCTCATCATGAATCAGCGCGTCTGTATCTTATTAGTGGCCACCGTGTGGCTGAATGGAATGACCTATGCTGTCTCAGAGGCCACTGTCACCTTACAGTTACCACTGTGTGGTCACAATACCCTGGATCACTTGCTGTGTGAGATTCCTGTTCTGATAAAGACTGCCTGTGGTGAAAAGGGTGCTAATGAGCTCACACTCTCAGTggtatgcatttttttcttagcTGTGCCACTATGCTTAATTCTAATATCCTATGCTTGTATTGGACATGCTGTATTTAAGATTAAATCTtcggagggaaggaaaaaagccTTTGGGACATGTTCTTcccatctcattgtagttttcttattttatggCCCAGGTATCAGCATGTACCTTCAGCCCCCCTCCTCCATCTCAAGAGACCAGCCCAAGTTCATGGCTCTCTTCTATGGAGTGGTGACTCCTGCACTCAACCCTTTCATCTACACTCTGAGGAATAAAGATGTAAAGGGGGCACTGGGCAATCTGATGAGGAGCATTTTCACTTCCAAGTGA
- the LOC113882083 gene encoding olfactory receptor 10C1-like, giving the protein MSINCSLWRDNSMSVKHFAFTKFSELTEQCWLLFSFILLMFLASLTGNALIALAIWTNSVLHTPMYFFLANLSLLEIGYTCSTIPKMLQSLVSEARGISQEGCATQMFFFALFGISECYLLAAMAFDRYTAICSPLHYATRMSRGVCVHLAMVSWGVGCIVSLGQTNYIFSLDFCGPCEIDHFFCDLPPILALACGDTSHNEAAVFVVATLCISSPFLLIIASYVRILAAVLIMSSPEGRRKALSTCSSHLLVVTLFYGSASVSYLRPKSSHSPGADKLLALFYTVVTSMLNPIIYSLRNKEVKTALWRTLGKKKL; this is encoded by the coding sequence ATGAGCATCAATTGTTCCTTGTGGAGAGACAATAGCATGTCTGTGAAACACTTTGCATTTACCAAATTCTCTGAGTTAACCGAACAGTGttggcttttattttccttcatcttaCTCATGTTCTTAGCATCACTGACAGGCAATGCTCTCATAGCCCTTGCCATCTGGACCAATTCAGTCCTCCatacccccatgtacttcttcctggccAACTTGTCTCTCTTGGAGATTGGATACACTTGCTCTACTATACCCAAGATGCTGCAGAGCCTTGTGAGTGAGGCCCGAGGAATCTCTCAGGAGGGCTGTGCTACACAGATGTTTTTCTTTGCCTTATTTGGGATCAGTGAATGCTATCTTTTGGCAGCCATGGCTTTTGATCGCTATACGGCCATATGCTCCCCACTTCACTATGCAACACGAATGAGTCGTGGAGTGTGCGTCCATTTAGCAATGGTTTCTTGGGGTGTGGGTTGCATAGTAAGCTTGGGCCAAACcaactatattttttctttggacTTCTGTGGCCCCTGTGAAATAgaccacttcttctgtgacctCCCCCCTATTCTGGCACTAGCCTGTGGGGATACATCCCATAATGAGGCTGCAGTCTTTGTTGTGGCCACTCTTTGCATTTCCAGCCCATTTTTATTAATCATTGCTTCTTATGTCAGAATTCTAGCTGCCGTGCTCATCATGTCATCCCCTGAAGGTCGCCGAAAAGCTCTTTCCACCTGTTCTTCCCACCTACTGGTAGTAACACTCTTCTATGGCTCAGCATCTGTCAGCTATTTGAGGCCCAAGTCTAGCCATTCACCTGGGGCAGATAAACTCCTGGCCCTCTTCTACACAGTGGTGACATCCATGCTCAACCCTATCATCTACAGTTTACGGAACAAGGAAGTCAAGACAGCTCTTTGGAGAACTCTGGGCAAGAAAAAGCTTTGA
- the LOC113882132 gene encoding olfactory receptor 2J3-like, with product MMMERINASSEDNFVLLGFSNWPQLELVLFVVILMFYLMTLIGNLFIIILSHLDSHLHTPMYFFLSNLSFLDLCYTTSSIPQLLINLWGPVKTISYNGCMIQLYFFLALGSTECVLLMVMSYDRYAAVCRPLHYTVLMHPRFCQLLAVACWVSGFSNSALHFLFAFWVPLCGHRQVDHFFCEVPALLRLSCVDTHANELTLMVTSSIFVLIPLILILSSYGAIAWAVLRMQSTTGLQKVFGTCGAHLMVVSLFFIPVMCIYLQPPSGNSQDQGKFIALFYTVVTPSLNPLIYTLRNKDVRGAVKRLVG from the coding sequence ATGATGATGGAAAGAATCAATGCAAGTTCTGAAGACAACTTTGTTCTACTGGGTTTTTCTAATTGGCCTCAGCTTGAGTTAGTTCTCTTTGTGGTTATCTTGATGTTCTACTTGATGACATTGATAGGCAACCTGTTCATCATTATCTTGTCACACCTGGACTCCCATCTCCACactcccatgtacttcttcctctcaaaTCTCTCTTTTCTGGATCTCTGCTACACCACAAGCTCCATTCCTCAGTTGCTGATCAACCTCTGGGGCCCAGTAAAAACCATCTCTTACAATGGCTGTAtgattcaactttattttttccttgcatTGGGATCCACAGAATGTGTGCTACTGATGGTGATGTCCTATGACCGTTATGCAGCTGTGTGTAGACCCTTGCATTATACTGTCCTCATGCACCCTCGTTTCTGTCAACTGTTGGCTGTGGCTTGTTGGGTAAGTGGCTTTTCCAACTCAGCACTTCACTTCTTGTTTGCCTTCTGGGTACCCCTGTGTGGACATCGCCAAGTGGACCATTTCTTCTGTGAAGTTCCAGCACTGCTTCGACTGTCATGTGTTGATACTCATGCTAATGAGCTGACCCTCATGGTCACGAGCTCCATTTTTGTTCTCATACCTCTCATCCTCATTCTCAGCTCCTATGGTGCCATTGCCTGGGCAGTGCTGAGGATGCAGTCGACAACTGGACTCCAGAAAGTCTTTGGGACGTGTGGAGCCCATCTTATGGTTGTATCcctctttttcattccagtcatgTGTATATACCTCCAGCCACCATCAGGAAATTCTCAAGATCAAGGCAAGTTCATTGCCCTGTTTTATACTGTTGTCACACCTAGCCTCAACCCTCTAATCTACACCCTCAGAAACAAAGATGTAAGAGGGGCCGTAAAGAGACTAGTGGGGTGA